The following are encoded together in the Alphaproteobacteria bacterium genome:
- a CDS encoding ornithine cyclodeaminase family protein, with protein MRLLDAAAVDAALDDIALVDRLEALFRIGCEMPVRHHHPIKAPTGPGSSDAMLLLMPAWNSAGATRRHIGVKIVTVFPDNGLRSLPAIYGQYLLLSGETGEPLALLDGAMLTKRRTACASGLASRYLSRPDSRSLLMIGTGALAPQLIRVHCRIRPIERVAIWGRTAAHAQSLARQLADSLPQALGRAVAVTAVSDRAAAAREADIISCATLSKTPLVEGAWLRPGQHVDLVGAYTPEMRESDDAAARAARIFVDTRAGAMKEAGDIVLPLRAGEIGEDDVLADLYDLTRGHHDGRSKGDTQSITLFKSVGAALEDLAAAELAVERA; from the coding sequence ATGCGCTTGCTCGATGCGGCGGCCGTGGACGCCGCCCTGGACGACATCGCCCTGGTCGATCGCCTGGAAGCGCTGTTCCGCATCGGCTGCGAGATGCCCGTCCGCCACCATCACCCGATCAAGGCGCCGACCGGCCCGGGCTCGTCCGATGCCATGCTGCTGCTGATGCCGGCGTGGAACTCGGCCGGCGCCACGCGGCGCCATATCGGCGTGAAGATCGTCACGGTGTTCCCGGACAACGGCCTGAGATCGCTGCCGGCGATCTATGGCCAGTATCTCCTGCTGTCCGGCGAGACCGGTGAGCCGCTGGCCCTGCTCGACGGCGCCATGCTGACCAAGCGCCGCACCGCCTGCGCCTCGGGCCTGGCCTCGCGCTATCTCTCGCGCCCCGACTCCCGTTCGCTGCTGATGATCGGCACCGGCGCGCTGGCGCCGCAGCTCATTCGCGTCCACTGCAGAATCCGGCCGATCGAGCGCGTGGCGATCTGGGGCCGCACCGCCGCGCACGCGCAGTCCCTCGCCCGCCAGCTGGCCGACAGCCTGCCCCAGGCGCTGGGCCGCGCCGTCGCGGTCACCGCCGTCAGCGACCGCGCCGCCGCCGCACGCGAGGCCGACATCATCTCCTGCGCCACGCTGTCGAAGACGCCGCTGGTCGAGGGCGCCTGGCTCAGGCCGGGCCAGCACGTCGATCTGGTCGGCGCCTATACGCCCGAGATGCGCGAGAGCGACGATGCCGCCGCCCGCGCCGCCCGCATCTTCGTCGACACCAGGGCCGGCGCGATGAAGGAGGCCGGCGACATCGTCCTGCCGCTGCGCGCCGGCGAGATCGGCGAGGACGACGTGCTGGCCGACCTCTACGACCTGACCCGCGGTCATCACGACGGCCGCAGCAAGGGCGATACGCAGTCGATCACGCTCTTCAAGTCGGTCGGCGCGGCGCTCGAGGATCTCGCCGCGGCGGAGCTCGCGGTGGAGCGGGCATGA
- a CDS encoding Crp/Fnr family transcriptional regulator, protein MVASAGDANIAAMSPLSPADRRRFVAGTDLFRSCAPAELDRVAALLRERRYAAGQTIFQRGDDGSGMLFVVSGQVHIVVSSAEGREIILNIIEPGQEFGELALLDGEKRSADAVAHADSVILSISHAEFMPLLARNPDLAAAIMRVLCGRLRRTSTQLESVALLELGARLARLLLSLADTVGEATKAGTRLRLRLSQSELGQLVAGSRSKVNRHLMDWQASGVLARDGGFIVVRDRDALEDIAAALKD, encoded by the coding sequence TTGGTCGCCTCCGCCGGCGATGCCAACATCGCCGCCATGTCGCCGCTCAGCCCCGCCGACCGCCGCCGCTTCGTCGCCGGCACCGACCTGTTCCGAAGCTGCGCGCCGGCCGAGCTCGATCGCGTCGCCGCGCTCTTGCGCGAGAGGCGCTACGCCGCCGGCCAGACCATCTTCCAGCGCGGCGACGACGGCTCGGGCATGCTGTTCGTGGTCTCCGGCCAGGTGCACATCGTCGTGTCCTCGGCCGAGGGCCGCGAGATCATCCTCAACATCATCGAGCCCGGACAGGAGTTCGGCGAGCTGGCGCTGCTCGATGGCGAGAAGCGCAGCGCCGACGCCGTGGCGCACGCCGACAGCGTGATCCTGTCGATCTCGCATGCCGAGTTCATGCCGCTGCTGGCGCGCAACCCCGATCTGGCGGCGGCCATCATGCGGGTCTTGTGTGGCCGGCTGCGGCGCACCAGCACCCAGCTCGAATCGGTGGCGCTGCTCGAGCTCGGCGCCCGGCTGGCGCGCCTGCTGCTGTCGCTCGCCGACACCGTGGGCGAGGCCACCAAGGCAGGGACCAGGCTGCGCCTGCGGCTGTCGCAGAGCGAGCTGGGCCAGCTGGTCGCCGGCAGCCGTTCCAAGGTCAACCGCCACCTGATGGACTGGCAGGCCAGCGGCGTGCTGGCGCGCGACGGCGGCTTCATCGTGGTGCGCGACCGCGACGCGCTCGAGGACATCGCCGCGGCGCTGAAGGACTGA
- the rpsA gene encoding 30S ribosomal protein S1 → MAKRTALREADPATADFAAMLDDALGNSSGFEGQVVRGQVVNIVGDFAIVDVGLKSEGRIALREFANGGGAPEIKTGDFVDVFVDRMENKDGEAMLSRDKARREEAWTILEKSFNDQQRVNGVIFGRVKGGFTVDLSGAVAFLPGSQVDVRPVRDVTPLMGTPQPFQILKMDRRRGNIVVSRRAVLEESRAEDRNRLMGQLSEGQVLDGVVKNITDYGAFVDLGGVDGLLHVTDIAWKRINHPSEALTIGQQVKVQVVRFNPETQRISLGMKQLMSDPWDGAAAKYPAQARVKGRVTNITDYGAFVELEPGVEGLVHVSEMSWTKKNVHPGKIVSTSQEVEVMVLDVDMTKRRISLGLKQCLDNPWDTFSDKYPAGTELEGEVRNITEFGLFVGLPGDIDGMVHLSDLSWDQAGEEAIRNFKKGDVVKVKVLDVDTDKERISLGIKQLLNDPFEKVNAIKKGEVVTAVVSAIQEGGLDVTVADGIPGFIRKTELSRDRSEQRPDRYAVGDKIDAKVTNIDRAARRVVLSVKAREADEEKQAMADYGSSDSGASLGDILGAALSRARKPSEEDDAK, encoded by the coding sequence ATGGCCAAACGTACCGCCTTGCGGGAAGCCGATCCCGCGACCGCCGATTTCGCGGCGATGCTCGATGACGCACTCGGCAACTCTTCTGGATTCGAAGGCCAGGTCGTGCGCGGCCAGGTCGTCAACATCGTCGGCGATTTCGCCATCGTCGACGTCGGCCTGAAGTCGGAAGGCCGCATCGCGCTTCGCGAGTTCGCCAATGGCGGCGGCGCGCCCGAGATCAAGACCGGCGATTTCGTCGACGTCTTCGTCGACCGCATGGAGAACAAGGACGGCGAGGCGATGCTGTCGCGCGACAAGGCGCGGCGCGAGGAAGCCTGGACCATCCTCGAGAAATCCTTCAACGACCAGCAGCGGGTCAACGGCGTGATCTTCGGCCGCGTCAAGGGCGGCTTCACCGTCGACCTCTCGGGCGCCGTGGCCTTCCTGCCGGGCAGCCAGGTCGATGTTCGCCCGGTGCGCGATGTGACGCCGCTGATGGGCACGCCGCAGCCGTTCCAGATCCTCAAGATGGATCGCCGCCGCGGCAACATCGTGGTCTCGCGCCGTGCCGTGCTCGAGGAGAGCCGCGCCGAGGACCGCAACCGCCTGATGGGCCAGCTGAGCGAAGGCCAGGTGCTCGACGGCGTGGTCAAGAACATCACCGACTACGGCGCGTTCGTCGATCTGGGCGGCGTCGACGGCCTGCTGCACGTCACCGACATCGCCTGGAAGCGCATCAACCACCCGAGCGAGGCGCTCACCATCGGCCAGCAGGTCAAGGTGCAGGTCGTGCGCTTCAACCCCGAGACGCAGCGCATCTCGCTGGGCATGAAGCAGCTGATGAGCGATCCGTGGGACGGCGCAGCGGCCAAGTACCCGGCCCAGGCTCGGGTCAAGGGTCGCGTCACCAACATCACCGACTACGGCGCCTTCGTGGAGCTGGAGCCGGGTGTCGAGGGTCTGGTCCATGTCTCGGAGATGAGCTGGACCAAGAAGAACGTGCACCCCGGCAAGATCGTCTCGACCAGCCAGGAGGTCGAGGTGATGGTGCTGGACGTCGACATGACCAAGCGGCGCATTTCGCTGGGTCTGAAGCAGTGCCTCGACAATCCGTGGGACACGTTCTCCGACAAGTACCCGGCGGGCACCGAGCTCGAGGGCGAGGTGCGCAACATCACCGAGTTCGGCCTGTTCGTCGGCCTGCCCGGCGACATCGACGGCATGGTCCATCTCAGCGACCTGTCGTGGGACCAGGCGGGCGAGGAGGCGATCCGCAACTTCAAGAAGGGCGACGTCGTCAAGGTCAAGGTGCTCGACGTCGACACCGACAAGGAGCGCATCTCGCTGGGCATCAAGCAGCTGCTCAACGACCCCTTCGAGAAGGTCAACGCCATCAAGAAGGGCGAGGTGGTCACCGCGGTGGTTTCGGCCATCCAGGAAGGCGGCCTCGACGTCACGGTTGCCGACGGCATCCCGGGCTTCATCCGCAAGACCGAGCTCAGCCGCGACCGCTCCGAGCAGCGCCCGGACCGCTATGCGGTGGGCGACAAGATCGACGCCAAGGTGACCAACATCGACCGCGCCGCGCGCCGCGTCGTGCTGTCGGTCAAGGCGCGCGAGGCCGACGAGGAGAAGCAGGCGATGGCCGATTACGGCTCGTCCGACTCCGGCGCCAGCCTCGGCGACATCCTGGGCGCCGCGCTGAGCCGGGCGCGCAAGCCGTCGGAGGAAGACGACGCCAAGTAG
- a CDS encoding metallophosphoesterase family protein has protein sequence MRIAAVSDIHGNRFALEAVLEDIATRDVDVTVNLGDILSGPLDPLGAAAVLMPLNLPTIRGNHERQVLDDPAEKLGRTDAFTRGVLTAKERDWIASLPQTLPVSDEVFLCHGTPTSDLVYFMERIDGDRTRPADLATVERHAGDCRAALILCGHTHVPRSLYLSDGRLVVNPGSVGLQAYDDLEPSPHCVEVGSPHARYAVIEKRRHGWRALHVEVDYDWQAAARQAAGHGREDWAQRLLTGWA, from the coding sequence ATGAGGATCGCCGCGGTCTCCGACATCCACGGCAACCGCTTCGCGCTCGAGGCGGTGCTCGAGGACATCGCGACGCGCGATGTCGACGTCACGGTCAATCTCGGCGACATCCTCTCGGGGCCGCTCGACCCGCTCGGCGCGGCCGCCGTGCTGATGCCGCTGAACCTGCCGACCATACGCGGCAATCACGAGCGGCAGGTGCTCGACGATCCGGCGGAGAAGCTGGGCAGGACCGATGCCTTCACCCGCGGCGTGCTCACGGCGAAGGAGCGCGACTGGATCGCCTCGTTGCCGCAGACGTTGCCGGTGTCCGACGAGGTGTTCCTCTGCCACGGCACGCCCACCAGCGACCTGGTCTATTTCATGGAACGCATCGACGGCGATCGCACCCGGCCGGCCGATCTGGCGACGGTCGAGCGCCACGCCGGCGATTGTCGCGCGGCGCTGATCCTGTGTGGCCACACCCATGTGCCGCGCAGCCTGTACCTGTCGGACGGCCGCCTGGTGGTGAACCCCGGGAGCGTCGGGCTGCAGGCCTATGACGACCTCGAGCCGTCACCGCATTGCGTCGAGGTCGGCTCGCCGCACGCGCGGTACGCCGTGATCGAGAAGCGTCGGCATGGCTGGCGGGCCCTGCATGTCGAGGTCGACTACGACTGGCAGGCCGCCGCGCGGCAGGCGGCCGGGCATGGTCGCGAGGATTGGGCGCAGCGCCTGCTGACGGGCTGGGCGTGA
- a CDS encoding TIGR02300 family protein, protein MVKAAWGTKRTCQSCGARFYDLNNSPIVCPKCHHAHDPEDFVKTRRSRAAAGAAAAAAAKAAAAKSKVKEVVDGVALDGGDLPEVEGDEAADDAALEDTDDLAEEDAALEVDIEEKQSDEET, encoded by the coding sequence ATGGTCAAAGCCGCGTGGGGAACCAAGCGCACCTGCCAGAGCTGCGGTGCTCGGTTCTACGACCTGAACAATTCACCGATCGTCTGCCCGAAGTGCCATCATGCGCACGATCCGGAGGATTTCGTGAAGACGCGCCGCAGCCGGGCCGCCGCCGGCGCCGCCGCGGCAGCCGCCGCCAAGGCCGCCGCGGCCAAGAGCAAGGTCAAGGAGGTCGTGGACGGCGTCGCGCTCGACGGCGGCGATCTGCCCGAGGTCGAGGGCGACGAGGCGGCGGATGACGCCGCGCTGGAGGATACCGACGACCTGGCCGAGGAGGATGCGGCGCTCGAGGTCGACATCGAGGAGAAGCAGAGCGACGAGGAGACCTGA
- the ihfB gene encoding integration host factor subunit beta — protein sequence MTKSELIAKLAALNPHLYQRDVERIVATIFDEIAVALARGDRVELRGFGAFSVKQRESRTGRNPRTGETVAVSQKRVPYFKTGKDLRDRLNKSIQGGAGASGAGAQAPRKPAD from the coding sequence ATGACCAAGTCGGAACTGATCGCCAAGCTGGCGGCGCTCAACCCGCATCTGTACCAGCGGGACGTCGAGCGCATTGTCGCGACGATCTTTGACGAGATCGCCGTGGCCCTGGCGCGCGGCGACCGCGTCGAGTTGCGCGGCTTCGGCGCATTCTCGGTGAAACAACGCGAGTCGCGCACCGGCCGCAATCCACGCACCGGCGAGACGGTGGCCGTGTCGCAGAAGCGCGTGCCCTATTTCAAGACCGGCAAGGACCTGCGCGACCGGCTGAACAAGAGCATTCAGGGCGGCGCTGGTGCCTCTGGTGCCGGCGCCCAGGCGCCGCGCAAGCCGGCGGACTGA
- a CDS encoding DUF1049 domain-containing protein has translation MKTLSRILLGLFLAIGVLVAVSNREPVELALWPLRERLVAPLFILIVFLLLVGVLVGLLMGWFSNRRHRTRARHRGAEVERLEREVARLKGELSTYTARAETVEPPKPADSRALARQQALVDPDSVVPITRAR, from the coding sequence ATGAAGACGCTGTCGCGTATCCTTCTCGGGCTGTTCCTCGCCATCGGCGTGCTGGTGGCGGTCAGCAACCGCGAGCCGGTCGAGCTTGCCCTGTGGCCGCTGCGCGAGCGGCTGGTGGCGCCGCTCTTCATCCTGATCGTCTTCCTGCTGCTGGTCGGCGTGCTGGTCGGGCTGCTGATGGGCTGGTTCTCCAACCGCCGTCACCGCACCCGGGCGCGCCACCGCGGCGCCGAGGTCGAGCGCCTGGAGCGCGAGGTCGCCAGGCTGAAGGGCGAGCTCTCGACCTACACGGCGCGGGCCGAGACCGTCGAGCCGCCCAAGCCGGCCGACAGCCGCGCGCTGGCGCGCCAGCAGGCGCTGGTCGATCCCGATTCCGTGGTGCCGATCACGAGGGCGCGCTGA
- the cmk gene encoding (d)CMP kinase produces MARMIIALDGPSAAGKGTLARRLAAHYDLAHLDTGSLYRAVGGRVLREGGDPADVARAVAAAAALTEADRLAGDLRSEAVGQAASKVAVIPGVRAKLLDFQRNFARNPPGGRAGAVLDGRDIGTVICPDADVKLFLTASLEARAERRFRELQAAGAAPIKRAVLEEMTLRDRRDSERQAAPLKPAHDAFVLDTSDLDADAVFAAVVGHISERTRSRRA; encoded by the coding sequence ATGGCGCGGATGATCATAGCACTCGACGGGCCGTCGGCGGCCGGCAAGGGCACCCTGGCCCGTCGCCTGGCGGCGCACTACGACCTCGCCCATCTCGACACCGGCTCCCTCTACCGCGCCGTCGGCGGGCGGGTGCTGCGCGAGGGCGGCGATCCGGCCGACGTCGCGCGGGCGGTAGCCGCTGCTGCGGCGCTGACCGAGGCCGACCGCCTGGCCGGCGATCTGCGCAGCGAAGCCGTCGGGCAGGCCGCCTCGAAGGTCGCGGTGATCCCCGGCGTGAGGGCCAAGCTGCTGGATTTCCAGCGCAATTTTGCCCGAAACCCACCCGGTGGCCGGGCCGGCGCGGTGCTCGACGGGCGCGACATTGGCACGGTGATTTGCCCGGATGCCGATGTGAAACTGTTCCTCACGGCGAGCCTCGAGGCACGCGCCGAGCGGCGATTCCGTGAGTTGCAAGCGGCCGGGGCGGCGCCTATAAAGCGCGCCGTTCTGGAAGAGATGACGTTGCGGGACCGCCGCGACAGCGAACGCCAAGCGGCGCCGCTGAAGCCGGCCCACGACGCGTTCGTGCTCGATACGAGCGATCTCGACGCCGATGCGGTTTTCGCCGCCGTCGTCGGGCACATCTCCGAAAGGACTCGTTCGCGCCGGGCCTGA
- the aroA gene encoding 3-phosphoshikimate 1-carboxyvinyltransferase — MRAAAAHKLKSSPVPRLEGRARLPGDKAISHRALMLGALAVGETTIQGTREGHDVVATATALRQLGASLEHRGGGEWRIHGVGVGGLHEPDDIVHLGDSGTPARMLSGLLATHDFTSFVTGGPYLQRRSMARVIEPLTRMGARFVSRSGGRLPMAIVGPQMAMPIEHRMSATSSQVKSAILMAALNAPGETTVIEPEPTRDHTELLMEGFGATLRRQRLEGGALAITVVGQPELKGRALVVPGDPSIGAFAVVAAAMVKGSDVTVMNVGVNPLRAGLFETLGEMGADLTFTNRRSMGGEPVADIRVKGGELRHVDVPASRAPTMIDEYPALAMAAACAAGTSRMEGLADLRGEDGDSLAGVAAGLAANGVQTELGADFLHVHGMAGTVPGGGLVKTGFDHRVAMAFLVLGMAARAPVSIDDATQIDIGFPGFITMMNGLGARIGDA, encoded by the coding sequence ATGCGTGCCGCCGCCGCGCACAAGCTGAAGTCCTCGCCCGTGCCCCGGCTCGAGGGGCGCGCGCGGCTGCCCGGCGACAAGGCGATCTCGCATCGCGCCCTGATGCTGGGGGCGCTGGCGGTCGGCGAGACCACCATCCAGGGCACCAGGGAGGGTCACGACGTGGTCGCGACCGCGACGGCGCTGCGCCAGCTCGGCGCCAGCCTGGAGCACAGGGGCGGCGGTGAATGGCGGATCCATGGCGTGGGCGTCGGCGGCCTGCACGAGCCCGACGACATCGTCCATCTCGGCGATTCGGGCACCCCGGCGCGCATGCTGAGCGGCCTGCTGGCCACGCACGACTTCACCAGCTTCGTCACCGGCGGGCCCTATCTGCAGCGGCGCTCCATGGCCCGGGTGATCGAGCCGCTGACGCGCATGGGCGCGCGCTTCGTCAGCCGCAGCGGCGGGCGCCTGCCGATGGCGATCGTCGGGCCGCAGATGGCGATGCCGATCGAGCACCGCATGTCGGCGACGTCCTCCCAGGTGAAGTCGGCGATCCTGATGGCCGCGCTCAACGCGCCCGGCGAGACCACGGTGATCGAGCCCGAGCCGACACGCGACCACACCGAGCTGCTGATGGAGGGCTTCGGCGCCACCTTGCGCCGCCAGCGCCTCGAGGGCGGCGCGCTCGCCATCACCGTGGTCGGCCAGCCCGAGCTGAAGGGCCGCGCCCTGGTCGTGCCCGGCGACCCCTCGATCGGCGCCTTCGCCGTGGTCGCGGCGGCGATGGTCAAGGGCAGCGATGTCACCGTCATGAATGTCGGCGTCAATCCGCTGCGCGCCGGCCTGTTCGAGACGCTGGGCGAGATGGGCGCCGACCTGACCTTCACCAACCGCCGCAGCATGGGCGGCGAGCCGGTCGCCGACATCCGGGTGAAGGGCGGCGAGCTGCGCCACGTCGACGTGCCGGCGAGCCGGGCGCCGACCATGATCGACGAGTACCCGGCGCTCGCCATGGCCGCCGCCTGCGCCGCCGGCACCAGCCGGATGGAGGGCCTCGCCGATCTGCGCGGCGAGGATGGCGACAGCCTGGCCGGCGTCGCCGCCGGCCTCGCGGCCAACGGCGTGCAGACCGAGCTGGGCGCCGACTTCCTGCATGTCCATGGCATGGCCGGCACCGTGCCCGGCGGCGGCCTGGTGAAGACCGGCTTCGATCACCGCGTGGCCATGGCCTTCCTGGTGCTCGGCATGGCCGCCCGCGCACCGGTGTCGATCGACGACGCCACGCAGATCGACATCGGCTTTCCCGGCTTCATCACCATGATGAACGGCCTGGGCGCCCGCATCGGCGACGCCTGA
- a CDS encoding adenylate/guanylate cyclase domain-containing protein — protein MDWRTRLLRLPPLALGIVAVLALAAARLVDPAPLRELRLAQFDAAQRLMPRPLADLPVRVVDIDDASLARIGQWPWPRDRLATLVTRLHEAGAAAIALDIVFAEPDRLSPARIVGELARRGGDPSLVEAMGRLPDNDALFAAAIGEAPVVLGMLLTAGRGAPVQPKASLAVIGPPLAGHVDRFGGALPPLPALRAAARGLGSISIGESDTAIVRQVPLLQTAGDTPVPGFAVEALRVALGETTIGVRVAPVGGGRDGVRALRIGQLVVPTAPDGHIWLHGVDPAADRARWLSAWRVLAGEQPDDRTRAELAALVKGRIVLVGASAAGLGDLRATAMAPYVPGVSIHAQAIEQMLAGWHLERPFWADGAELAALLAVGLLATWAAARLRAMRALLAAIALDAVLIGAAWWAFTGPRLLLDVTAPLLAAVVGFSLAALGRYVGVEVQQRRLRARFSQYLSPDVVRRLVRQPGLLRLDGEQRDMSFVFTDIAGFTSLTERVGPRRLIALLDRYLDTLCEIGVRHGGTIDKIVGDAVHVMFNAPLDQPDHADRALACAREMDVVAQAFARDMEQQGEIFGATRIGVSSGTAVVGDVGGRRRLDYTAHGTAVNLASRLEAANKALGTTICVSGATRERVEGEMLRPAARLMVRGHADPVDVFTTMPTGAPDSFAEAWSQAYIALATGEPEARAMLVALDASQPNDPLVTLHLKRLDAGARDAVIDLRG, from the coding sequence GTGGATTGGCGCACCCGGCTGCTCCGGCTGCCGCCGCTGGCGCTGGGCATCGTCGCCGTGCTGGCGCTGGCCGCGGCGCGGCTGGTCGACCCGGCGCCGCTGCGCGAATTGCGGCTGGCGCAGTTCGACGCCGCGCAGCGCCTGATGCCGCGCCCGCTCGCCGACCTGCCGGTGCGCGTCGTCGACATCGACGACGCTTCGCTGGCGCGCATCGGCCAATGGCCCTGGCCGCGCGATCGGCTGGCCACGCTGGTGACACGCCTGCACGAGGCCGGCGCCGCCGCCATCGCGCTCGACATCGTCTTTGCCGAGCCCGACCGCCTGTCGCCGGCGCGCATCGTCGGCGAGCTGGCGCGGCGCGGCGGCGATCCCTCCCTGGTCGAGGCGATGGGCCGCCTGCCCGACAACGACGCGCTGTTCGCCGCCGCGATCGGCGAGGCGCCGGTCGTGCTCGGCATGCTGCTGACCGCAGGACGGGGCGCGCCGGTGCAGCCCAAGGCGTCGCTGGCGGTGATCGGCCCGCCGCTGGCGGGGCACGTCGATCGCTTCGGCGGCGCGCTGCCGCCGCTGCCGGCGCTGCGCGCGGCCGCGCGCGGCCTGGGCAGCATCAGCATCGGCGAATCCGATACCGCGATCGTGCGCCAGGTGCCGCTCCTGCAGACCGCGGGCGACACGCCGGTGCCGGGCTTCGCCGTCGAGGCACTGCGTGTCGCATTGGGTGAGACGACCATCGGCGTGCGCGTCGCGCCGGTCGGCGGCGGCCGCGACGGCGTGCGCGCGCTGCGCATCGGCCAGCTCGTGGTGCCGACCGCGCCCGATGGCCACATCTGGCTGCACGGCGTCGATCCTGCCGCCGATCGCGCGCGCTGGCTGTCGGCCTGGCGCGTGCTGGCGGGCGAGCAGCCCGACGACCGCACGCGGGCCGAGCTCGCCGCGCTGGTCAAGGGCCGCATCGTGCTGGTCGGCGCCAGCGCCGCGGGACTGGGCGATCTGCGCGCGACGGCGATGGCGCCCTATGTGCCCGGCGTGTCGATCCATGCCCAGGCGATCGAGCAGATGCTCGCGGGCTGGCATCTCGAGCGGCCGTTCTGGGCCGACGGCGCGGAGCTTGCCGCTCTGCTGGCGGTCGGCCTGCTGGCGACCTGGGCGGCGGCGCGCCTGCGCGCCATGCGCGCGCTGCTGGCCGCCATCGCGCTCGACGCCGTGCTGATCGGCGCGGCGTGGTGGGCCTTCACCGGTCCGCGCCTGCTGCTCGACGTGACGGCGCCACTGCTGGCGGCGGTGGTCGGCTTCTCGCTGGCGGCGCTGGGCCGCTATGTCGGCGTCGAGGTGCAGCAGCGAAGGCTGCGCGCGCGCTTCAGCCAGTATCTCTCGCCCGACGTCGTGCGTCGCCTGGTGCGTCAGCCCGGCCTGTTGCGTCTCGACGGCGAGCAGCGCGACATGTCCTTCGTCTTCACCGACATCGCCGGCTTCACCTCGCTCACCGAGCGCGTCGGTCCGCGCCGGCTGATCGCGCTGCTCGACCGCTATCTCGACACGCTGTGCGAGATCGGCGTGCGCCATGGTGGCACGATCGACAAGATCGTCGGCGACGCGGTGCACGTGATGTTCAACGCGCCGCTCGACCAGCCCGACCATGCCGACCGCGCGCTGGCCTGCGCACGCGAGATGGATGTCGTGGCGCAGGCCTTCGCGCGCGACATGGAGCAGCAGGGCGAGATCTTCGGCGCCACGCGCATCGGTGTCAGCAGCGGCACTGCCGTGGTGGGCGACGTCGGCGGACGGCGGCGGCTGGACTATACCGCGCACGGCACGGCGGTGAACCTCGCCTCGCGCCTGGAGGCGGCCAACAAGGCGCTGGGCACGACGATCTGCGTTTCCGGGGCGACGCGCGAGCGCGTCGAGGGCGAGATGCTGCGACCGGCCGCCCGCCTGATGGTGCGCGGCCACGCCGATCCGGTCGATGTCTTCACGACGATGCCGACGGGCGCGCCCGACTCCTTCGCCGAAGCCTGGAGCCAGGCCTACATCGCGCTCGCGACCGGCGAACCCGAGGCGCGCGCCATGCTGGTGGCGCTGGACGCCAGCCAGCCGAACGATCCGCTGGTCACCCTGCACCTCAAGCGCCTCGACGCCGGTGCCCGCGATGCCGTCATCGATCTGCGCGGCTGA
- a CDS encoding FecR domain-containing protein: protein MARWSSMAAAMGIAALLALTAPLAAAQQPVVGTVESLQGKATVESAGARQALGTGAVIRLADVIETAADATLAVRLNDGTALNLGPNARFAVDRFAFDPASSKGEFLGRALQGGFFFVGGRTESMPNARVEIRSPHALLGVRGTAFFAGPIDGEYGVFVREGRVAVAAGGETLPLAATEGTMIKAPGDKPQPKRVWGQPKIDRALASVGAR, encoded by the coding sequence ATGGCCCGCTGGAGCAGCATGGCGGCCGCGATGGGAATCGCGGCGCTTCTGGCCCTGACCGCACCATTGGCGGCGGCACAGCAGCCGGTCGTCGGCACGGTCGAGTCGTTGCAGGGCAAGGCAACGGTGGAGTCCGCCGGCGCCAGGCAGGCGCTGGGTACCGGCGCTGTGATCCGCCTGGCGGACGTCATCGAGACGGCGGCCGACGCCACGCTCGCGGTGCGCCTCAACGACGGCACGGCGCTCAACCTCGGCCCCAATGCCCGCTTCGCCGTCGACCGCTTCGCCTTCGACCCGGCTTCGAGCAAGGGCGAGTTCCTGGGACGCGCGCTGCAGGGCGGCTTCTTCTTCGTCGGCGGGCGCACCGAGTCGATGCCCAACGCCCGGGTCGAGATCCGCTCGCCGCACGCGCTGCTCGGCGTGCGCGGCACCGCCTTCTTCGCCGGGCCGATCGACGGCGAGTACGGCGTCTTCGTACGCGAGGGCCGCGTCGCCGTGGCCGCGGGCGGCGAAACCCTGCCGCTCGCGGCGACTGAAGGCACCATGATCAAGGCGCCCGGCGACAAGCCGCAACCCAAGCGCGTCTGGGGCCAGCCCAAGATCGACCGCGCCCTGGCCAGCGTCGGCGCGCGCTAG